Proteins from a genomic interval of Candidatus Omnitrophota bacterium:
- the rplT gene encoding 50S ribosomal protein L20 — translation MSRVKKSPASRRRRKGFLKLAEGYRGGRSRLYRTARETVQKALAYSYRDRKVKKRDFRRLWIIRINAQANQNGISYSNFIDGLKKAKIALDRKMLAELAVNGKKAFAELAKIAKEESRGK, via the coding sequence ATGTCGCGAGTAAAAAAGTCACCTGCCTCCCGGAGGAGAAGAAAAGGGTTTTTAAAGCTTGCTGAGGGGTACAGGGGTGGAAGGTCCAGGCTTTATCGAACTGCCCGGGAAACAGTTCAAAAAGCGCTGGCCTATTCATATAGAGACAGAAAAGTAAAGAAGAGAGATTTCAGGAGACTTTGGATAATCAGGATAAATGCCCAGGCCAATCAAAACGGCATTTCTTACAGTAATTTCATTGACGGTCTCAAGAAAGCAAAGATAGCTCTGGACAGAAAGATGCTGGCCGAGTTAGCCGTTAATGGTAAAAAGGCATTTGCCGAACTGGCCAAAATAGCTAAAGAAGAGTCCAGGGGTAAATGA
- the rpmI gene encoding 50S ribosomal protein L35: MPKIKTKRGAAKRFKVTKTGKVKRSKAFRGHILTKKSGKRKRALRSPGLIDKSNQNRIKRLILYK; this comes from the coding sequence ATGCCGAAGATAAAAACAAAGCGGGGTGCAGCTAAGAGGTTTAAGGTTACCAAAACAGGCAAGGTAAAAAGGAGTAAAGCGTTTCGGGGGCATATATTGACCAAGAAATCCGGCAAGAGAAAACGGGCATTGCGCTCTCCGGGGTTAATAGATAAAAGCAATCAAAACAGGATTAAAAGATTGATACTCTATAAATAA
- the infC gene encoding translation initiation factor IF-3 — MINIAKETRINARIRARELRVIGAEGEQLGILKTPEALKLAEQKDMDLVEVAPEAAPPVCRIMNYGKFKYSQRKREREARKKQKSAGLKEIKFRPTIEEHDYQVKLRSAQKFLEHHNKLKITMIFRGRQIAHFELGNRIIKRLIKDLEATGRVERGPYRERKILITIIVPN; from the coding sequence GTGATAAACATCGCTAAAGAAACAAGGATTAATGCCCGAATTCGGGCTAGAGAACTAAGAGTTATCGGAGCTGAAGGAGAACAACTGGGCATTTTGAAGACTCCCGAGGCGTTAAAGTTGGCTGAACAAAAAGATATGGATTTAGTTGAGGTAGCGCCGGAGGCTGCTCCTCCTGTTTGCCGGATTATGAATTATGGCAAATTCAAATACAGCCAGAGGAAGAGAGAGCGGGAAGCCAGGAAGAAACAAAAGTCAGCAGGCCTTAAAGAGATAAAGTTTCGCCCTACTATCGAAGAGCATGATTACCAGGTGAAGCTTCGCAGTGCCCAAAAGTTTTTAGAACACCATAACAAGCTTAAGATTACAATGATATTTCGCGGCAGGCAAATAGCCCATTTTGAGCTGGGGAATCGGATTATTAAACGTTTGATTAAAGACCTGGAGGCAACCGGCCGTGTAGAAAGAGGTCCTTATCGGGAAAGAAAGATTTTAATAACTATTATTGTCCCGAACTAA